CAAACTgggtaaatattgaaaaagtattactcttatttaattagatattcactttaaactttataataaaatttatggttTGTAAATAGAATTTCGCTCATATGGCTTCTTtgtcttacattttttttaaccgtTCGCACAAACGCCAGGTGCGTTATTTGCAATACGTGAGgtcaaatatagatattttgaaATGCTTGTAGCAtgacgatattatatatttacatctaaaatttttaaagtaattcattttattatttttaaatatttatatattattgattataaagtatttcaataaattttggaATAGTTGCATGCAGATACAGAGTCAGTTTaatctatgaaaataaaatgcaaattatgTAATTTCTTTCAGATTAACTGCTACTTTGATAACAGGATTCAAAAAGATTTAGCAATTACTGTTGATTCTCTTCTGAATATAATTTCTCATTTACGAGAAAATTTTAGTTTAGACGAGTCCAAATCTTCACTACTGGATGCAATTACAATTGAGGACTTTGtacttgaaaaatatccagCTTTTAGATTTGAAAATGGAAAAACTGAACCTCGTACCGAGGAAGAAATATACTTGGCTGCAACATTGCttctatattttgtttgtgttaatTCTAAAGATATGAACATGAAGAGTGCTATGTGTAATAAGTTGTGTGCAGCTGATCAGGAAACTATATTGAAATTCAGCAAATGTTTAATGCAATGTCCTGTAATCACATCCTCAGATGTTTTGGCAGCTATTACAGGTAGCttatttgtaacataaaaaaaatatataaatttcagtttaatatataatgaattccATTAATGAACATTAGGGCTGACCTAGTATGTTACTAATACTTGGATTAAGCGACTCTGCTCTTTCATAACACTTCATACAATAACTTTAgagatgattataaataaactatataaaatagaattaaattattaagtgtgtgtttgtgtaaaattattattaagtaaaaactgCAGAACTTTATGGAACAAAGTTACACATATGTATAAGAGGAACTATTGTTTAACTATTCAGACTGAGTGATGTTACTTGTTtatctacattaaaaaaaaataaagctatgtcaattttcatatttataaaaacaacaaaattaaattattattaaaaatgtatatattccaCAAATTGCATAAGTTTGAACATTGATAAagtttttatgcatttttttagaGGCCTGCGGGCAGGATGTAGCTGCTGCTGAAATGAATCACAATAAAGTGGCAGAAACGCCTCCAGCCCTTCGTTCGTTACATGGTGAAGTAAGACGGTTACAGGCTGCACTTGACGCTGAGCGTTTTGATCGGACCTACCTTCAAGATGAACTTACTCggactaatttaaaaatggagaAACTTTGTGAgtgatttttttgtatgaaattttatttcccttttttattttagtattggaTAATATCTGAGCTAAGATGCTTTATTAAATAGGTCAGACATAGGTCAAATGTTCAAATCAAAATGAGGAATAATGATTTTTCAtggttaatttgaataattatacagaacataatatatagttacattTAATTCACAGTAAAAGACAAGGAGCAGTACAAGCAagatattaataacttaaaggCTAAGATATCCTCGTGCTGTGGACAAGAGAATGAAACAAAAGGCGAAGAGACTTTAAGCAACAATTCAGCCAAGTTACTTAAGCAGTTGGAGCAAACTGAACAGAGGTTGGTGAATGTTCAGGAGCAGTTGGAGGATGTGCAATATGAGAGAgacacatataaaaataaggtaGGTATCTTTGCAAAACATTATAACATATTCTTTCTGATATATGTTTTTTCCCTTTTTTATTAAGGTTCTGTAgttataacattataacataATCTATACACAAAAGTATTTTCAGAATTTATTGGTGGTTCTTTCAGAAAGGACTACTGCTTTTTCTATCTTAACTAGTGTAGACTTGtggtaataatattcaaataataaatgaagtatAAACTATGAAGTATGTACACTCTTGTTCTTCGGAAAGtatgtaaagccgttggtcctgtgcctgaacttttactggtcgtgtcggatttgcctcCCACGTCGAGAGTGAGCGAATACAGAGTAGACCTGTTTGCACAAACTTGAACACTATAATATGTCAGGACGGCatcatcaatattatatatttgaaagtttgtatgtctGTTACGCAATTGCGCAAAAACGGCTGCATGTATTTGCACAGATCTTACTGCTAAGTGGAAGCTGGCTGCCAGCCCCCTCCTTACACGCGGGGTAAGCCGCGTGCGGGTCCTAGTAGTTTAATAGAAAGAAAGtataaagagtattttatttattatgttaagtatttttatatttatattaatttataaaaatgctgCACGTTCCAACTAAAAACGGCAGACTTGAGTTTAAGTATCGTCTTTCACATCGACAGTTGGATGAACTGAAGCGCGAGCGAGATAAATGGTTTACTATAAGTCAGCAAGAGTCTAATCGCGCTTCGCAACTGGTTGAGGAGTTAGAGACAGAGCGTAGTCAAGTACATTCATTACGTGAGCTGGTCACGGAACTGAGACAGCACAACCGTCTTAATGGCTTTGATTCCAGTCAGCTGGAATGTGATGATGTAGATACAAGTGTACGGTCTTTGCCACATAATTCatgtaagttataaattaatatttatttaaaaaaaaaatacaaaaacgatATATGTATCTGTTATATAAACAGCTTTTTGCTGTGTTATCAAATatgtgtatgaaataaaattttagtcatTTACTGAAATTAgctgttgaaaaaaaattatactatacatGTTTCAGCAAACTAATGCTGATCgaatattatagttaatatatatcatCTATACTCACAAGGGTATCCCTTATatgaccaaaaaaaaattttttttgagtTTCGTAATGCATAccctctattttttttataaatgctaaaacatactcaaatatgaaatttcagCTGTTTAACATGATCGCAACCCGTGCCGACCAAgctacaaagtttattaaaagtcatCTATTTACCTGATAGTTTTGTCCGCtataaaactaacataaatatatatcaaactatatataaatacaacaaatgaagtgaataagaattaaaataaaataagataaacattattctttagttaaaaaaatgaaataataataataagtcagGGGTAACTGATcttaaatgtagttttttacagtctgcatacaaacttttatgttCCTGGACACAGTAcaacaaaaattgtttttactctATTTCAACTGTAATAATTCTGTTAAAATCTTACATTAATTTGATCGCCCTTTCAGCAGAGTCATTTACAACGATCAAACGACTTATTCTAATTTTAGTTTCCAAAAAAGTAGCATTACCATTCCAAGAAGAAAACTGTCGTCGATATGTAGTCGAGAAAGAAATAGTTTGCTCTTTTCCGACACAAAATCATCTagtgttttaaagaaaaaacaatttaaataacaaaaataaatacaccaaGTAATGTAAAAAACGCATAAAAAATTAGCTTATCGAACAATTTTTAGGTCAGTTCTTCCTTGGATGAAACTTAGCGTTTGCCAAAATCTGAGTTTTAATGTTTAAGTTGGAATCACATTCATCTGTTAATATCTTCATCATTAAAAAGTGATACAGTGACTGTCTCTTAACATAAATACCATGAGTGATGGCTAAATTtgcttatataaactttataaatttttacattaattttcatacTCTTTAAGCGCCTTTACGAAGCACACATTTTGGATAGGAGCTTTAGTCGCCTTAGTGCATTcgaacaaaacaaatcaaaatgattctaatattttattctttattcaagtaggctcataatagcacttttgaatcgtcgtgctgccactggttcggaaagtagagttTACCAAGAAGAATCGATAAGAAACTGAATTaagtcttttccaccatttaaattgtagaacttttgtcaataaagtacaattaaattaatatatatccttCATGTGAATCAAAAATACTAAGTCACCTCTTCTTTATCATTAATGTCTTGTAGgagtaatgtgtttttttaacgttaaatttaaattactattaataaaattataaatataggaaCGACTACATCCATCTCCAAGAAGGATGTTGAATACATTGTGaattcggaaactaggtgttagaagtttacctttcctcctcgagCCCATACAATGATGGTCTGGTCACTGCTTTTTTCGAAaggatgtataatattgtaaatatatgtaatattgttgtaaacatattacGTCGTAGCTTTAgttgttttaactttaatattttgccaTCCCAAAAGTCTGTGACTTCGTCAGGTACATTTTTCTGAAAGTCAGTCTTTTTTGCTTCTGTCCtggatttttttatcttcataataattCTCTGAACCgaggatttattaatttctgcTCAGAATAAGCGCTTCTAAAACCGAATGAAGAATATAAACGGAGTCTTATGGTTAATGGGCAAAGACCTAAAGATGCGTCAAGTTCAGgtgttataacattatttccaCCTCTTTTTGGGTCAGAAATGCCTTCGTCAGAATTTTTGCTTTGTCCCGAAATATAAAGCACTCCCTAATCACAAGATTTGCACTTTACTGACAGTCAGCTTAACTTCGCGAATACCGTACAATAAGACTGCGTGAACTTTTCGATTATATGGTAATTTTGcaccttttattttattgcactaataatcttaaaaacaacgtaaaaaatgaaaaataaaatgcgtAGTTAGAGGTCGCAGTAGAATATTATGGAGAAGTTTAAATCGCAAGTCGGCACGGGTTATCGTTAATAAATcgggcttatatttttttccagacAATATTGGGTTGTTACTAAAGTTTTAAGAAGGTatgcgtaaaaatatatcgaagttgaaatttaaGGGACACTCTAAATTActcattataaatgtaaaagtatctctgtctgtcgctctttcacggccaaaccaatgaacccaATTTGACGAATTTTggtttgaagcaagcttgaactccaagaaaggacataggctacttttttgcctcaTATATAACAACCAAACCCAAAAACATGAGCAaggccgcgggcgacaactagtttttatatatagagattatttttttgtgataaatttaCTTGATATTGATCGCAATTCTAAGAAACAAATTTGTTATACTCATTTTTGtatgccaatttttttttaattatgtaaaaatatttttaaaatgaagtaatgtaaaaatctttcaaaaattaatatttttcttatttagctATATGCAGTGAGGTTTGCGCAAATGTTATTGAGGTCCAGCTTAGTGAGGAACGCGCAAAAATAGTGCTTCTCAAACAACAGATAGAATCGTTACaggtaaacaataattaaaaataaattaatttgaaagttaTACTATGTAGTTATGAgaacaaaaaatgtaattgttgtcgTAGTTGTTTGATTATTTAAGTCTTTAGAATGCTTTTATTAGGTCTTTATTAGCCTTAATACTTGGTTTAATATGGGTTACAGGATCAATTAAATGATTTGACAAAGAAATCTGAAGAAGAAAGTCAAAATTTTGCGCAAATTATGAGCGAAAAAGACACggatatctttaatttaaaacatcgtATTAATGAGGAAATAGAAGAAAGGAATGCATTAAAATCCCATTATGAAAACGAATTCACAAAGTTAAATAATGAAGTCAACGAATTGGAACAGAGGTTAAGAGACACGGGAGAAAATTCGAGGAGAATAATCGATTCGAAAATGAAAGAGATACAAATATTACAGGAGGAGAAAATGTCACTTCTCCAAAGTTTATCTgatgaaatatcaaaatttgaTAACATCATTAAAGATCTTAAAACAGAAATAGATACAGAAAAGACATCTAAGTTTAAAATGAGGGATGAATACGAAAAACAAATGATGAAGCTAAAAGAAAAGGTGTCGAATAGAAATAATGAATTGGTAGAGTTGCAGAATAAGATTTTCGAAAAGGGTGAAATGATTGAGGAGCTGCAAGGCGACctaagaaaagaaaaagaattATCTAACAAGTATCTCAATGATGTCCAAAATTTGAATACTCAAATCCAagaaattgaaaatagtttaaagGAAAGGACTGACGAAGCATCAGATCTAAAGGAGCAATTGCAGCAATATATCACGTTCAATGAAACTTTGAATAAGGATATAAATCATGTTAGGTCTTGCCTATCAAAATCGAATAGAGAAAGCAAACATTTAGAAGAATGCaatgaaaaactaaatattgaattgaaaaatcGGGAAATTAAAATCGAACAGATAGAGAAAGAATTCGATTACCAAGGAGTTATATTTGacgaagaaaagaaaaaattgcAATACAGCCTAGACGAAATTAATGCAACAGTTGATGCCTTAAAAAATCAATTGcaaaatgaaatcgaatataaaataagcatTGAAGATGAAAGGCAGAATTTATcagacaatataaataaattagaaaaagaattaacaacaataaaatcagagaatataaaaattgataaggatttaattgaagaaaaagaaTTGAATGAAAAGCAAAAAGAAGAATGCGAGAAGTTGAATATAGTTATTAAACAACTAAATGAACAGGTATCTGAAAAAGAGTCTGCTTTAAATCTAACTAAAGAACTCTTGGCAAAACAAAAACGTGAATTTGATGAAGAGTTTTGCAAAAAAGAAGCCATTATTGATTCCACAAACAGTACTTTATCTACTGCTGTAGCAGAAAgagataatttaaaacataaattagatacaataattactgaaaaacagtatttattaaaagagaTTCATGACaaggaaattaatattttgacattacaaACTAAATTTGACCAGTTATCTAATTTAGCTGatgaaaataaaagtagtaaGTGAATGATTTATGATATACTTAATCATAAATGCCTTAATTTTCCcttctattaattatttatattaatcaatatgtttatttttcagttaTAAAAAGACTCGAAGaagatataatagaaaaaaatcaagcATATGATGCTCTGCAAAAGAACTTTGACAATGAAACTACTAAACTtatgacaaaattaaatgaaatggaAGTAACTATGAAAGATTTGAGATCAAAATCTAAAAATTGTATAGagaataatgaattacaaattgaattacttaaattaGACATAGAGAAATTACAAGCATTGTTACAAAGTGAACATGAAAAGACATTGGTCATGGAAAATGAGAAAACGATTTTAATTCAGCAGCTGGATCaaataaatgcttttaaaaatgaaattgaaaatgaatatttgaacaaatgtgctacattaaataatacaagtgCCCAGTTAACTGAGGATATACTGAAGAAAAATGAGGAGATAAATAAACTTAAGCTTGAAGttgatattttatctaaaaatattgcaGATAAAACTGGaggtaaaatttttaatatgatatttaataaaaatcaatataaaaagttaGAAAAGGTTTATGTTACATAGctcttgttttaaattattctagttattaagttttttgtgTGTTTGTTCCAGAAATAGACACTCTAAGGTGTAAAACTAATCAATTATTAGAAGACATCaatgagaaaaatatacaaattgagGAGTTAAGTTCAAAAGTTCAAACATTAGAATGTTTGATTGATGAATCtaaagatgaattaaaaaatgttataaataataacttgcaAGTAGTTGACGctttacaaaaagaaaataatcaattacaTTATACAATAGAGGAAGATAATAGCACTTATGAAATAATGGTTAAAGAAAAAGATCTGATTATAGAGAACCTTGAAAGGGAATTACAAAATAAGCTAGAAAGTCTAGAACAGTTAATGAAGGAGCATGAGAACGAAAAACTAGTGATAGAAAAGTTTAAAAGCAATATGCAGGAGCATATTAATACAAAGAACACTCAAATTAAGGAATTGACTGATAAAATACATGAATCAGAAGCTAGCTTGCAAGAAAAGGAATTATTGTTGAAAACTttgaattcaaaaattaatgttCTAACAGatgaaaaagataaattaaatgtagaaattaatttactaagaaAAACATGTTCTGAAAGTGCTAACACATGTGatcttttaaagaaaaatctcaTTGCAGAAAAAGCGGTGAGAGATTCTCTTGAAAATGAAAAGCAAGATTTAATTGATGAAAAcgaagatttattaaaaaaattagcaaGTGTTGAATCTGAATTCAAAAATGTTGTATCTGAAAAagaaagtttattaaatgaaaaagcaATTTTAGTGCAACAAATTATGGAGGAAAGATCTGTTCTGAAAATAGCAGATGAAGGAAAAGAAGCGATGCTAGCGGAGAAAAGAAAAATTGACAAACAGCTAGAAGaattaaaagaagaaaataatatgttggcACAGGCGAAAGATTGCCTCACGCAACAGCTTGTGGAAGAAAGACATTCTAAGGAATTAGCAGAACaagaaataaagaatattagcGAAATAAAAGCTGCTTTAGAAACAAAATTGAATGacgaaacaaaaattatattagatttagaagaaaaaaatcaaatcttaacaagagatattaatatttatagcaacAAATATGAAAACGAAAAATGTTTAGGTATAAGTTTGATAGATGATATTAATAAGCTAAAACAAGATATAGAAAAAATGTCTCATGAATATGAAAGTCTGGTCTCTAATTTGAAAGAATCAGAAAGAGAGTTGCTAGATCAGAAAAATACTGTAGAACTTTTAACGAAAAACAAAGCAACACTTGAACAAGAAAAAGAATCATTAACGAAAATGTGTGATGAGTTAAGAGATCAAATGCAAAAAAGTAATGAAATTCTTACtgcaaaaattaacaataagcaAGAAGAAATAGATGAActgaaaattgatttaaattcaatgaaatctGACTACAAAAGTATGTGTTTTttacttaaacatatattttgatttctttagaggataatttatatatttaaatattttatttcagctctagaagaaaataataagcAAATTAACACTGTTCTAAATTGTGGGTTTATCAAGATATTAGATACTATTAAAAAGGATGGAATATGCTTAGATGTTTTACAAAAGTTAGAACAttttgaacaaaaacaaaatattcaagcTGATGTGTGTTGTGATGTTCTTCTAAGTATCATTAGTGATTTATCCTCGGAGATAGCGATGAAGAAAGACATTGAAAATAAGTTGAAGGAAAATGATACAgttgttaaaaatgtatcagAATTGCTTGAGAACAAGGAGAAGCGGATTGCAGAGTTGGAGGATGAGATTAAGAATATTCAAAAAGAGATAGGCGAATCTAAAAAAGGTAAGggcatttttatatcaaatttcctCAGACAGTTAAATAATTGAGgaacatttaacattttactttttaattattgttactgtGTTAATTTCAAGTAAACTTAGCAGAAGAGGAAGTAAGTTTAAAgacatgtatttaaatttccttAGGAATTAAATTCGCGTACGTTATTCTTCGGTTTCAAACAATGTCAGTGCAGAATCTTTTTGTAgatttgtataaaaacattgtaaataatagaAACTTGGTGAATGAAAATATGCTTATACAGGCAGAGAGATGCTCTGGTAATTGATAATGCAGCTCTACCACTGTGGCAGAAATTAATGTACTACAAAGTACAATTACTATCAAAAGTTctgtattgttaaaatatagaGGTTACTACGAGTTTATGATTTCCATGTGTTTGTCACTAAGGGTGATATTCGGAATTCTTTTAAAACGGAAAATTATATAGAGAGGCCATTGTCTTCAGTGCTAAACCACGTCACGGCTAAACCATGTCATGTCATCACTCTGTCTGTctgagttattttcgcatttatagtattagttgttttttatttataaatattattcagccATGGGGGAAGGACCACCATTATTTGactaaatttaactaaatgtattgtatttcttatttttaattattatgcttatggttaa
The window above is part of the Vanessa tameamea isolate UH-Manoa-2023 chromosome 18, ilVanTame1 primary haplotype, whole genome shotgun sequence genome. Proteins encoded here:
- the LOC113400186 gene encoding uncharacterized protein LOC113400186 isoform X1, whose product is MLRKWKILLANWINCYFDNRIQKDLAITVDSLLNIISHLRENFSLDESKSSLLDAITIEDFVLEKYPAFRFENGKTEPRTEEEIYLAATLLLYFVCVNSKDMNMKSAMCNKLCAADQETILKFSKCLMQCPVITSSDVLAAITEACGQDVAAAEMNHNKVAETPPALRSLHGEVRRLQAALDAERFDRTYLQDELTRTNLKMEKLLKDKEQYKQDINNLKAKISSCCGQENETKGEETLSNNSAKLLKQLEQTEQRLVNVQEQLEDVQYERDTYKNKLDELKRERDKWFTISQQESNRASQLVEELETERSQVHSLRELVTELRQHNRLNGFDSSQLECDDVDTSVRSLPHNSSICSEVCANVIEVQLSEERAKIVLLKQQIESLQDQLNDLTKKSEEESQNFAQIMSEKDTDIFNLKHRINEEIEERNALKSHYENEFTKLNNEVNELEQRLRDTGENSRRIIDSKMKEIQILQEEKMSLLQSLSDEISKFDNIIKDLKTEIDTEKTSKFKMRDEYEKQMMKLKEKVSNRNNELVELQNKIFEKGEMIEELQGDLRKEKELSNKYLNDVQNLNTQIQEIENSLKERTDEASDLKEQLQQYITFNETLNKDINHVRSCLSKSNRESKHLEECNEKLNIELKNREIKIEQIEKEFDYQGVIFDEEKKKLQYSLDEINATVDALKNQLQNEIEYKISIEDERQNLSDNINKLEKELTTIKSENIKIDKDLIEEKELNEKQKEECEKLNIVIKQLNEQVSEKESALNLTKELLAKQKREFDEEFCKKEAIIDSTNSTLSTAVAERDNLKHKLDTIITEKQYLLKEIHDKEINILTLQTKFDQLSNLADENKSIIKRLEEDIIEKNQAYDALQKNFDNETTKLMTKLNEMEVTMKDLRSKSKNCIENNELQIELLKLDIEKLQALLQSEHEKTLVMENEKTILIQQLDQINAFKNEIENEYLNKCATLNNTSAQLTEDILKKNEEINKLKLEVDILSKNIADKTGEIDTLRCKTNQLLEDINEKNIQIEELSSKVQTLECLIDESKDELKNVINNNLQVVDALQKENNQLHYTIEEDNSTYEIMVKEKDLIIENLERELQNKLESLEQLMKEHENEKLVIEKFKSNMQEHINTKNTQIKELTDKIHESEASLQEKELLLKTLNSKINVLTDEKDKLNVEINLLRKTCSESANTCDLLKKNLIAEKAVRDSLENEKQDLIDENEDLLKKLASVESEFKNVVSEKESLLNEKAILVQQIMEERSVLKIADEGKEAMLAEKRKIDKQLEELKEENNMLAQAKDCLTQQLVEERHSKELAEQEIKNISEIKAALETKLNDETKIILDLEEKNQILTRDINIYSNKYENEKCLGISLIDDINKLKQDIEKMSHEYESLVSNLKESERELLDQKNTVELLTKNKATLEQEKESLTKMCDELRDQMQKSNEILTAKINNKQEEIDELKIDLNSMKSDYKTLEENNKQINTVLNCGFIKILDTIKKDGICLDVLQKLEHFEQKQNIQADVCCDVLLSIISDLSSEIAMKKDIENKLKENDTVVKNVSELLENKEKRIAELEDEIKNIQKEIGESKKEFSKQNDSYNTLIESKVSEITQLQSENQSLNIELNDLKVQLDVKVHSLKDKLVDNENLTDKLKETYENQIDNLNMMISKLTNYLKEKTTELEVMRVEKERLQNTIEDKNKALKSLEDDLIIQKQNQDKLITEFESERLVLKNMITVTESVMEDQKNSLNNVISEHVKSNEALERELTTVKAVLDSERSKFERELRENEIKAKTAFDTVFKDLSDVRKEKEVIENDFKSQINQLNDKIMSLEQGVLEKTCKIDTLNDENKQLIEKLEKHKEDIVLLEEKSNEWKIKKDSIEVEFESKLKRLNDDLGKQCKHANDLEVLLEIKSKENNEMDMKVHDLEEQIKKIVEEKEVVESDRSKYENEITELKADLENHIIEQNEICTELKNENVQLLEVIKEKKLEILKLEECLHSQMAQQNEDNIKEKINLANKCSILEEYQGKAETELENRQKEINILQEEIKTLTSKASEEVTQRDRILTEIKEEKDALINNLNDQLKQLQDSIDDLKTQVKIRETDIKIITNKLNERNQQEGIIKTLRKENEELYKAMGQIETFAVVSQDKSCPKCSGQADTNHRDLHLQVDNTSSDTHSSIESYKTISDLEKIIHDKNRTITSLQSDITYLKSLIAESENKLLDVSKDLEMSKENCQQLSNQLKKIVHQKNEEIAELKKQVTKMSVTENRASQIIKVSAKYQAIILKRIAEIKSNTVLKELTNFGNSNSDNDIRRSLNAGTITMEDLENFLETTERHIRRCSEKQVTLQKERDRLSDVNRINESEIINMRKFLTELSVSIKTFNSVRELYTQKLSRVISLQRTVRREILSLDGHITDSMMCKLERGYAAVMQDLSECALNLERWIERCISRTISAEKIKQAFTSDVDRVSLASGSFQNTSLEVQLDELQNSFQKLLEEVARAQKGEGAKDPQSVTVMEVRAEYEDKLNRMKAKMKQLCHEQIALFKEKHREEVESLELELQKAHHKLRESSRAYEEHIKSLTTDLWNVGEKFLVKKDEADWLRKKQNYGSLMSLQHVHSSGLAPQPEEPSRPSDTHSLRSLPVSKNNPKAEARALQMSDEEGEVFDNRCLRELRTPHEPRRLSELRWRNSLCPPHLKSSYPAETQFAPAVHEDDIKCTGNMSLGGKQRKEVGITVYKKPGPPTPSKQAGRLSATDSELRQSLRVEVDPSASRKTSTPSRIRSLFRSSKNDTTEGTPRSRRLSNIFRKK
- the LOC113400186 gene encoding putative leucine-rich repeat-containing protein DDB_G0290503 isoform X3; this translates as MLRKWKILLANWINCYFDNRIQKDLAITVDSLLNIISHLRENFSLDESKSSLLDAITIEDFVLEKYPAFRFENGKTEPRTEEEIYLAATLLLYFVCVNSKDMNMKSAMCNKLCAADQETILKFSKCLMQCPVITSSDVLAAITEACGQDVAAAEMNHNKVAETPPALRSLHGEVRRLQAALDAERFDRTYLQDELTRTNLKMEKLLKDKEQYKQDINNLKAKISSCCGQENETKGEETLSNNSAKLLKQLEQTEQRLVNVQEQLEDVQYERDTYKNKLDELKRERDKWFTISQQESNRASQLVEELETERSQVHSLRELVTELRQHNRLNGFDSSQLECDDVDTSVRSLPHNSSICSEVCANVIEVQLSEERAKIVLLKQQIESLQDQLNDLTKKSEEESQNFAQIMSEKDTDIFNLKHRINEEIEERNALKSHYENEFTKLNNEVNELEQRLRDTGENSRRIIDSKMKEIQILQEEKMSLLQSLSDEISKFDNIIKDLKTEIDTEKTSKFKMRDEYEKQMMKLKEKVSNRNNELVELQNKIFEKGEMIEELQGDLRKEKELSNKYLNDVQNLNTQIQEIENSLKERTDEASDLKEQLQQYITFNETLNKDINHVRSCLSKSNRESKHLEECNEKLNIELKNREIKIEQIEKEFDYQGVIFDEEKKKLQYSLDEINATVDALKNQLQNEIEYKISIEDERQNLSDNINKLEKELTTIKSENIKIDKDLIEEKELNEKQKEECEKLNIVIKQLNEQVSEKESALNLTKELLAKQKREFDEEFCKKEAIIDSTNSTLSTAVAERDNLKHKLDTIITEKQYLLKEIHDKEINILTLQTKFDQLSNLADENKSIIKRLEEDIIEKNQAYDALQKNFDNETTKLMTKLNEMEVTMKDLRSKSKNCIENNELQIELLKLDIEKLQALLQSEHEKTLVMENEKTILIQQLDQINAFKNEIENEYLNKCATLNNTSAQLTEDILKKNEEINKLKLEVDILSKNIADKTGEIDTLRCKTNQLLEDINEKNIQIEELSSKVQTLECLIDESKDELKNVINNNLQVVDALQKENNQLHYTIEEDNSTYEIMVKEKDLIIENLERELQNKLESLEQLMKEHENEKLVIEKFKSNMQEHINTKNTQIKELTDKIHESEASLQEKELLLKTLNSKINVLTDEKDKLNVEINLLRKTCSESANTCDLLKKNLIAEKAVRDSLENEKQDLIDENEDLLKKLASVESEFKNVVSEKESLLNEKAILVQQIMEERSVLKIADEGKEAMLAEKRKIDKQLEELKEENNMLAQAKDCLTQQLVEERHSKELAEQEIKNISEIKAALETKLNDETKIILDLEEKNQILTRDINIYSNKYENEKCLGISLIDDINKLKQDIEKMSHEYESLVSNLKESERELLDQKNTVELLTKNKATLEQEKESLTKMCDELRDQMQKSNEILTAKINNKQEEIDELKIDLNSMKSDYKTLEENNKQINTVLNCGFIKILDTIKKDGICLDVLQKLEHFEQKQNIQADVCCDVLLSIISDLSSEIAMKKDIENKLKENDTVVKNVSELLENKEKRIAELEDEIKNIQKEIGESKKEFSKQNDSYNTLIESKVSEITQLQSENQSLNIELNDLKVQLDVKVHSLKDKLVDNENLTDKLKETYENQIDNLNMMISKLTNYLKEKTTELEVMRVEKERLQNTIEDKNKALKSLEDDLIIQKQNQDKLITEFESERLVLKNMITVTESVMEDQKNSLNNVISEHVKSNEALERELTTVKAVLDSERSKFERELRENEIKAKTAFDTVFKDLSDVRKEKEVIENDFKSQINQLNDKIMSLEQGVLEKTCKIDTLNDENKQLIEKLEKHKEDIVLLEEKSNEWKIKKDSIEVEFESKLKRLNDDLGKQCKHANDLEVLLEIKSKENNEMDMKVHDLEEQIKKIVEEKEVVESDRSKYENEITELKADLENHIIEQNEICTELKNENVQLLEVIKEKKLEILKLEECLHSQMAQQNEDNIKEKINLANKCSILEEYQGKAETELENRQKEINILQEEIKTLTSKASEEVTQRDRILTEIKEEKDALINNLNDQLKQLQDSIDDLKTQVKIRETDIKIITNKLNERNQQEGIIKTLRKENEELYKAMGQIETFAVVSQDKSCPKCSGQADTNHRDLHLQKQLCHEQIALFKEKHREEVESLELELQKAHHKLRESSRAYEEHIKSLTTDLWNVGEKFLVKKDEADWLRKKQNYGSLMSLQHVHSSGLAPQPEEPSRPSDTHSLRSLPVSKNNPKAEARALQMSDEEGEVFDNRCLRELRTPHEPRRLSELRWRNSLCPPHLKSSYPAETQFAPAVHEDDIKCTGNMSLGGKQRKEVGITVYKKPGPPTPSKQAGRLSATDSELRQSLRVEVDPSASRKTSTPSRIRSLFRSSKNDTTEGTPRSRRLSNIFRKK